One stretch of Fictibacillus sp. b24 DNA includes these proteins:
- a CDS encoding DUF294 nucleotidyltransferase-like domain-containing protein, with the protein MTYSSIKKYRDSEWDHHDRSSHELNAFHDEIMKKVFDAALDIQSNNFGAPPCNYSWFVMGSAGRFEQAIISDQDHGLIYEKDTEEASRYFMKFGKELADALNEVGYPYCDGNVMSSNSVWCKSKTKWNEQLSKWLREESFESIRFLLIFYDARMLRGEKEYIAELKQTVHDYIKKNPPFLERLLENTQHVKKAVGFFHQFLTETHGSHAGSIDLKQSGFFPYVNNVRLLAMKESVNATSTLSRIEELTKLPKYQQELSWCAAEFKKLLHYRLQYHKKMTENYDDIHYLNIKELSKEERKDVKHILLNGQKLQDYTQSVIKGTMHR; encoded by the coding sequence ATGACTTATTCATCAATTAAAAAATATCGTGACAGTGAGTGGGACCATCATGATCGATCCTCACATGAGTTAAATGCGTTTCACGATGAGATCATGAAGAAAGTTTTTGACGCAGCATTAGATATACAATCAAATAATTTTGGAGCTCCGCCTTGCAACTATTCTTGGTTTGTTATGGGAAGTGCGGGCAGATTTGAGCAGGCCATTATCAGTGACCAAGATCACGGCTTGATTTATGAAAAAGATACCGAAGAAGCGTCTCGATATTTTATGAAGTTCGGAAAAGAACTGGCTGATGCTTTGAATGAAGTCGGCTATCCGTATTGTGATGGCAATGTGATGAGTTCAAATTCAGTGTGGTGCAAATCGAAAACAAAGTGGAACGAACAGCTCTCAAAGTGGTTAAGAGAAGAAAGCTTTGAAAGCATTCGATTCCTATTGATTTTTTATGATGCGCGTATGCTCAGAGGAGAAAAGGAATATATCGCTGAACTTAAACAGACGGTACATGACTATATTAAAAAGAATCCGCCTTTCCTGGAGAGGCTGTTAGAAAACACCCAGCACGTAAAGAAGGCGGTAGGATTTTTTCATCAATTTTTAACAGAAACACACGGCTCACATGCGGGCAGCATCGATCTGAAGCAATCAGGCTTTTTTCCGTACGTAAACAATGTCCGGCTCTTAGCGATGAAAGAAAGTGTCAATGCCACTTCAACGCTCTCAAGAATTGAGGAGCTTACAAAGCTTCCGAAATATCAGCAAGAGCTCAGTTGGTGCGCCGCAGAATTTAAAAAGCTTCTTCACTACAGACTTCAGTATCATAAGAAAATGACGGAAAACTATGATGATATTCACTATCTAAATATAAAAGAACTCAGCAAAGAAGAACGAAAAGACGTGAAACATATTTTGTTAAACGGTCAAAAACTACAAGACTATACACAGTCTGTCATTAAAGGAACGATGCACAGATGA
- a CDS encoding peptidyl-alpha-hydroxyglycine alpha-amidating lyase family protein — protein sequence MRKFKITFLVTLVIFSLIFIFNFGKSAVVYKSHPKEIVKSASYKATILLAADREATGEGSGVAVNSKGDIYYLHRASGQYGNSNYIAEPTIVVLDGKTKKVKNTWGEHLFKSPHGIDIDNKNQIWVTDISLNKVFKFSPEGQLLQTFGDDYSFGLEWSLRIRNKMPHFPTFINDNTFARPTDVTVLNDGSFVVSDGYRNHRIVKFDSNGKLEWQVNKLGDKLGEFNLPHGISSDDEGNIYVADRNNARIQVFDSQGNAIDEWDNVAIGRPFGVEVGKDKKIYVVDGGNYLNGSRDNLTSQIIILNKNGDVIERFGSWGKEEGQLKIPHDIAVDEKGNMYVAELKNKRLQEFRLMEVSSK from the coding sequence ATGAGAAAATTTAAAATCACATTTTTGGTCACATTAGTAATCTTTTCCCTTATTTTCATTTTCAATTTTGGAAAATCAGCTGTAGTTTATAAATCGCATCCTAAGGAGATCGTAAAATCTGCATCTTATAAGGCAACAATCCTTTTAGCAGCAGATCGAGAAGCTACTGGTGAAGGAAGTGGAGTTGCTGTTAACTCTAAGGGGGACATATACTATTTACATCGTGCGAGTGGACAATATGGAAACAGCAACTACATTGCAGAACCTACAATAGTTGTTTTAGATGGAAAAACGAAGAAGGTTAAGAATACTTGGGGAGAGCATTTGTTCAAATCTCCTCATGGTATCGACATTGATAACAAGAATCAAATTTGGGTAACAGATATCTCATTAAATAAGGTATTTAAATTTAGTCCAGAGGGGCAACTTCTCCAAACGTTTGGCGATGATTATTCATTTGGCTTGGAATGGAGTTTACGGATTCGAAATAAAATGCCCCATTTCCCTACTTTTATAAATGATAATACATTCGCTAGACCTACAGATGTAACAGTCTTGAATGATGGTTCATTTGTTGTATCAGATGGTTACAGAAATCATAGAATAGTCAAATTTGATTCAAATGGAAAATTAGAATGGCAAGTAAATAAGCTTGGTGATAAGCTTGGTGAGTTTAATTTACCACATGGAATTAGTAGTGATGACGAAGGTAATATTTATGTAGCTGACCGCAATAATGCCAGAATCCAAGTGTTCGACAGTCAAGGAAATGCTATTGATGAGTGGGATAATGTTGCGATTGGCAGACCGTTTGGTGTCGAAGTAGGAAAGGATAAAAAGATATATGTAGTAGATGGCGGTAATTATTTAAATGGTTCAAGAGACAATCTTACTAGCCAGATTATTATTTTAAATAAGAATGGTGATGTTATAGAACGCTTCGGGTCTTGGGGGAAAGAAGAAGGACAACTTAAAATCCCTCACGATATAGCTGTTGATGAAAAGGGAAACATGTATGTGGCAGAACTTAAAAATAAGCGGCTACAAGAGTTTCGTCTAATGGAAGTTTCCTCAAAATGA
- a CDS encoding ammonium transporter encodes MEEIMFSLNSVWLVLGALLVILMQGGFILLEAGSTRMKNAGHIAGKTVFTFGLASIVFWAVGYGFIFGGNSNFFIGLSDFFYSGDQADGMPYSTAAFFLFQLAFAGISLTIAFGGFAERAKLSAYLVFAVLFSVIVYPVVAHWIWGGGWLAEHGKQDFAGSTVVHLTGAMAAFAATILLKPRIGKFNKNGTSNNIFGHNQVYTALGVIVLWVGWFGFNGGSTFVVDDGFFGFVALNTNLAAGAGAVAALIISWMVLGKSDIPTILNGALAGLVAITASCAFVETWAAVLIGFVAGILVFYSVKLFDKLKVDDPIYALSVHGAAGVWGTLSTGLFATPELATVGKPGLFYGGGFSQLGVQAMGVSVSALYAFVVSFALLYGMKKVMKGLRVSEEEEIIGLDVSEHGNYGYPEAFITNEERNRIAN; translated from the coding sequence ATGGAAGAAATTATGTTTTCGCTAAACAGTGTCTGGCTTGTGCTAGGTGCACTTCTCGTCATTTTGATGCAAGGTGGGTTTATCTTACTTGAAGCAGGTTCGACACGAATGAAGAATGCCGGGCATATTGCAGGTAAAACGGTCTTTACGTTTGGATTGGCATCCATCGTATTCTGGGCTGTCGGTTATGGGTTTATTTTTGGAGGGAATTCTAATTTCTTTATCGGTTTGTCTGACTTTTTCTATTCTGGTGATCAAGCGGATGGTATGCCGTATTCAACAGCTGCATTTTTCTTATTTCAGCTTGCGTTTGCTGGCATCTCGTTAACCATTGCGTTCGGCGGATTTGCTGAACGTGCAAAATTGTCTGCATACCTTGTGTTTGCGGTTCTATTTTCAGTAATCGTTTATCCGGTTGTTGCTCACTGGATCTGGGGCGGCGGATGGTTAGCAGAACACGGCAAGCAAGATTTTGCTGGTTCGACGGTTGTTCACTTAACAGGTGCGATGGCTGCTTTCGCGGCAACGATCTTACTGAAACCGCGTATCGGAAAGTTCAATAAAAATGGGACATCGAACAATATCTTTGGTCACAATCAAGTGTACACAGCACTAGGTGTTATCGTTCTTTGGGTAGGTTGGTTTGGTTTTAATGGGGGAAGTACGTTTGTTGTTGATGATGGTTTCTTCGGGTTTGTTGCGCTGAATACCAACCTTGCTGCTGGAGCAGGAGCGGTTGCTGCACTTATTATTTCTTGGATGGTTCTCGGTAAATCGGATATCCCAACGATTTTGAACGGTGCGTTAGCAGGACTTGTTGCCATCACAGCATCATGCGCGTTTGTTGAAACGTGGGCAGCGGTTCTCATCGGATTTGTTGCAGGTATTCTAGTATTCTACTCTGTGAAGTTATTCGATAAATTAAAAGTAGATGATCCGATTTATGCGCTAAGCGTTCACGGAGCAGCGGGTGTTTGGGGTACATTATCAACGGGTCTTTTTGCAACACCAGAACTTGCAACAGTTGGTAAGCCTGGATTGTTTTATGGAGGCGGCTTCTCGCAGCTTGGTGTTCAAGCGATGGGTGTTTCCGTATCAGCGCTTTACGCGTTCGTTGTTTCTTTCGCTCTATTATACGGTATGAAAAAAGTGATGAAAGGACTTCGTGTATCTGAGGAAGAAGAGATTATTGGACTGGACGTGAGTGAACACGGAAACTACGGTTATCCAGAAGCGTTCATTACGAATGAAGAGAGAAACAGAATTGCAAATTAA